One Flavobacterium sp. 90 DNA segment encodes these proteins:
- a CDS encoding helix-turn-helix transcriptional regulator encodes MIIEIIISELDFHLIERVRELRIKSNLSQVALAHKVGVSEGYFGKVENLKQPGKYNIRMLSRIAIALELDSYVDLFPQKIFSNDLVKIKIELLTKKEIYDNGSKSGEIQKRLKVLSTTPLSEKEVLKFDKRS; translated from the coding sequence ATGATTATAGAAATTATAATATCGGAATTAGATTTTCATTTAATTGAGCGGGTTAGAGAATTACGCATAAAATCTAATTTATCACAAGTAGCATTAGCTCATAAAGTTGGAGTATCTGAAGGATATTTTGGAAAAGTAGAGAATTTAAAACAACCTGGGAAATACAACATTAGAATGTTATCTAGAATTGCAATTGCGTTAGAGTTAGATTCATATGTAGACCTATTTCCTCAGAAAATTTTTTCAAATGATTTAGTAAAGATAAAAATTGAGTTACTGACAAAAAAAGAAATTTATGATAATGGGAGTAAATCCGGTGAGATACAAAAAAGACTAAAAGTATTATCTACAACACCCTTATCAGAAAAAGAAGTATTGAAGTTTGATAAAAGAAGTTAA
- a CDS encoding DEAD/DEAH box helicase, with amino-acid sequence MTLTTNEPKFPFLEGPRSYQIEAYENWLKNDYKGVFAMATGTGKTITSLNCLLNLYKVDKSYQAIILVPSLALLNQWQKEVESFNFREVLQVGGGNEWERDLASYVSSFSWGNKRDLIIICTYGSFVTNKFQKYFKKIGKDFLLIADEAHNIAANNIRKKLCDIKCEKKIGLSATPKRIYDIEGTEALNDFFLDVPPYTFSFDIEKALKEGYLTEYKYFPVLVELNPDEMDEYVEISIKLLRFFDFEKGEFKKDPMVEILLLKRKNVIHKASNKIACFKKILLQLNKIDKLKYAFAYVPEGYSSQYDFTDQRLIDLFIKAGADTIPSLKMNSYTSEDDKLDQILRGFSEGKIDVLFAMKMLDEGVDIPRAEIGIFCSSTGNPRQFIQRRGRLLRKHKDKPFATIYDMVVVPNISKSTSDFFNMEKKMVKNEIQRVAHFASLSMNFYDSKRNLQEVLTKYELSLDQIISEL; translated from the coding sequence TTGACTTTAACCACTAATGAACCGAAATTCCCATTCCTTGAAGGGCCTAGAAGTTATCAAATTGAAGCTTATGAAAATTGGTTAAAAAATGATTACAAGGGGGTTTTTGCAATGGCTACAGGTACAGGTAAAACTATAACTTCATTAAATTGTTTATTAAATCTTTATAAAGTTGATAAATCATATCAAGCAATTATTTTAGTTCCATCTCTAGCATTACTTAATCAATGGCAAAAGGAAGTTGAATCTTTTAATTTTAGAGAGGTTTTACAAGTAGGAGGTGGTAATGAATGGGAAAGAGATTTAGCAAGTTATGTAAGTAGTTTTAGCTGGGGAAATAAAAGAGATTTAATTATAATATGTACTTATGGAAGTTTTGTAACCAATAAGTTTCAGAAGTATTTCAAAAAGATTGGTAAGGATTTTCTTCTAATTGCAGATGAAGCTCATAATATTGCGGCAAATAATATTAGAAAAAAATTATGTGATATTAAATGTGAGAAAAAAATTGGATTATCAGCTACTCCAAAAAGAATATATGATATTGAAGGAACAGAAGCTTTAAATGACTTTTTTTTAGATGTCCCCCCTTATACGTTTTCATTTGATATAGAAAAAGCATTGAAAGAAGGGTATTTAACGGAATATAAATACTTTCCTGTTTTAGTAGAACTTAATCCTGATGAAATGGATGAATATGTTGAAATTTCAATAAAGTTATTAAGGTTCTTTGACTTTGAAAAAGGAGAATTTAAAAAAGATCCAATGGTCGAAATTTTATTGCTTAAAAGAAAAAATGTAATTCATAAAGCATCTAATAAAATTGCGTGTTTTAAAAAAATTTTGCTACAACTTAATAAAATTGATAAACTTAAATATGCATTTGCTTATGTACCTGAAGGATATTCAAGTCAGTATGATTTTACAGATCAAAGGTTAATTGATTTATTTATAAAAGCTGGTGCTGATACAATCCCTTCACTTAAAATGAATTCATATACTTCTGAAGATGATAAATTAGATCAAATACTAAGAGGTTTTTCTGAAGGAAAAATTGATGTTCTTTTTGCAATGAAAATGTTAGATGAAGGGGTTGATATTCCTAGAGCAGAAATAGGTATATTTTGTTCGAGCACTGGAAACCCAAGACAGTTTATCCAAAGGCGCGGTAGACTACTTAGAAAGCACAAAGACAAACCATTTGCTACAATTTACGATATGGTAGTTGTACCAAATATATCAAAAAGCACATCAGATTTTTTTAATATGGAGAAAAAAATGGTAAAAAATGAAATACAAAGAGTGGCACATTTTGCTAGTCTTTCAATGAACTTTTATGATTCAAAAAGAAACTTACAAGAAGTATTGACAAAATACGAGTTAAGTCTTGACCAAATAATAAGCGAATTATGA